In Larimichthys crocea isolate SSNF chromosome VII, L_crocea_2.0, whole genome shotgun sequence, the genomic stretch agatagatagatagatcgatagatagatagatagtagatgatagatgatagatagatagatagatgcaaGAACCCTTGAcataaggaggactggatttcaaagtatcaaagtttaagttgaattttattattcttgcaaatgagcgtttaacagtgcaacagtgtgttcttatatatttttaaatgggctgtctcagacacctccctcactgatgagtctactcaacaatgaacattatgtatcaaaatgacacttcttaggcctgtttctcacgttcgtgtctctcctgtccttgaaaCTACTGATCTacaattatctctccctgccatctcAGCAAACACAGTCCAGATAAGagaagtgcacgagacatgcaaaaaacaggaatcacacattatatgatcaaaacatctgaacccagGATaacctaatttttataacaatgaattaaaattaacctgagatagATCTCAATtcaaatatgtacagagaatgtagcaaattaaaacatttgaaaaaggACAGTCCTTAATCcccatttgtagttctttctcatAAGAAAGtcattgttaattaaaaaaaaataatactaacGCTTGTCTTTCTAATGGCAGAGATACACGTGTGTCAGTAATAATAGGAATAATAATATAGTGCAGATAACTCAGTCACACAATAATGTATGACAATATTAATTGGACACTATGTAGTTGGTAGgtaaaacatgcaacaacacATGCCTAAAAACATAAACGTATCCTGCCAATTTGTTTCTACTACTAAACACATTTGCACCAacatgtttgtggtttttgaCTTATgcataataatacaataataatgataatagcTCTAGTGGGTGTTTTTCTAAGATCTATGTAAAGACTCACCGTGACCTCCTTGCCTAGGTTGGCTTCTGCCAGCACCTTCTTAATGCCCTCATTGCTGCCCACTAGCCAGATTGTAGCTTCCACAGACCGGTCGGTGATTGGCCAGTCTCCGACCTGCAGCTCATACCAGATTGTACTGAAAATGCCAACGCAAAAATCAGATCAGGAACAGTGTTGGATGTCATATGAGGGAAATATGTGAGGGAAATAAAGTTTTCATAAAGTGCCTACATTAACATTGTTGAACATGTTTGTTCAGGTTACACAAAGACAACTGGTGTGCTCGCGTCATTGTTTCTGCTTTTAATCTGTTTGTGTGAACATAGTGCTGATACCACCTTCACtttaacatataatataaatggagtgtgtgttgaatgtgaGCAGGATGTTTCATCAACATCAGTCAGTACCCAAATGCATAAACGTCAGCAGCTCCGGAGAACGGCAGCTGGTCCTCATCAACCTCTGGACTCATTTTTTGAACAATCTCTGGAGCCAGGTAGTAGAGCCAACCCCGAGGTATCCGTAACACGTTCTTTcttctaaacacacaaacacacacacacagacaaacacacacacatttgtacagtattaatgaaaataacaatcatgGCTTACCACAGATTTTAGAGTAGCACTGATCTCACTCTTACCTGCCCTCTTGTACCACTCCAGACATCCCAAACAGGCCAAAGTCTGTGATGACTACCTTGTTTGTGTCATAGAACACATTTTTGGACTTCAGATCTTTGTGAATGATTCCTTTGGCGTGCAGATAACCCATTCCCTGTAAAGAAAATGGATTTATTGAACAACGAACAAGACATTTCTATGACAGAGTCACATTTAGTCATGTATTTCTTtccataaataaatcaaatgattcTGATATAAAGGCTACTTACTGTATAGTAATGCATCACCCTCTTATCCaaataaagtcattattatatgttatcAATTACACAGGTATGCTACATACACTGAACCCCCATATTGGACTTTTGATATTGGTATCGCAGAGTTCTGATGAGGATGGATTGACATCAACACgtgtgtgacgtgtgtgtattattcattaattattattatgctcATATATGCACATGCAATATTTGCCTGTTTCTATTCTCCAGCATATCTTTGACAAACTAAAGTAATTTGATAATGTCACACTTTCATGGACATCACTTTGTTCTGTGATAATctgttctaaaataaaaaaatatatatttttttttgcttaccTTCACAATCTCCTGAGCAATCTGTCTGGTTTTATTGAGGTCGAGCATGTGACCTCTTTCTCTTACAACAGAGTATAGAGTCAGACCTTTGCAGAAACTGCACAGAAAATCAATGCAGTGTTATTAAACATATAATAAATCATCATCTTAAACAGAAATGTGCCACCGGAAATGAGGGAATAACAGCAGACATGAGATCTGTTTTTTGCTGAGTCATGCAGCGGCACCTGGTAATGATGGCGAGGTGGGGGGGAGCCATGCAGGCGCCCATGAACAGGACAACGTTCTCGTGCCTGGTCTGCCTGTAGTTCATCACCTCCTTCTTAAAGAGCTTCAGGTGATCCTGGTTGTTGCCGTCAATCTCCAGCAGGCGAATGGCCACTTCACCATGCCAGCGACCCTTGTGCACCTTCCCCCAGCGACCCTGGAGCCACAATGTCAAATATGTTGGACCAAGGTGTTGATATTTTACATTCTACCAAGATTTACTGTGtctatattagattagattatatgATATTATACTTTACTATCTTTACCTTGCCAATGAGCTCTCCGAGCTGCAGCTGCTCATATGGAATGTCCCACTCCTGCAGGTATACGCTGGTCTGGCTGGCCTTACGAGAGATGGGGCCCCTCCAGCGGCCAACGGCCCCGCGACGACATATGGAAGACGGCAGGTCCTCCAGCCCGTCCTCATcacactcctctgtgtttgtttttctgcagccatGGTCAGCTGCTTCCTCATCCTCAGCTGGGtactcttcctctgcctcccccTCCTGAAACAACATCAGTGACTGTTGAATTAAGACTAATTTTTGTGAAACTACTTCAGTTTGGTACATCAAGGTTGCTCCATGGAGGCCATGGttccctgctctctctgtgttgaGTGTGAGTTGCTAACCTCAGTGAAGAAGTTTAAGTATCTCAGGATCTCTTGTTTCATGCAGAATGATATCAATCATTATCGTTATATCTATAGGTGATGTCATTTTGGTTGTGTATTATTTTGGACATCTATTGACACCGCTAGGACTGATCCTGTTTTCTCCAGATGGAAATCAACTGAATCGAAACACAACCAAACTAAGAGTCTTAGTGTGGTTATACTCCACAGCAGTAAATCAGGTGCTGTAAACCATGTGAGCACATTAATGatcctcacttcctcttttcaGTGTTGTAACTGCATGTGACTGCTAGAACTCACCCCTCCTTGTTCCGTTGCTGTCAGTTGTATGTCGGTGACGGAATCCTGTGACACACTgagatataaaaatgatatttagGTTATTaagctcacaaaaaaaacagcctgatacaaatacatacaatatatatatacagtatatatacacacacatcataatGTTTGTCTCTAAATGAGCAAGAAATAAACAGTGCCCTCTGGTGGACAGAACATGAAATGGTAGTCTGTAAAGTTTTGTAactcatttattaaaataatgatcGCAAAAGAAACACGTCTAATATCTTTctaatccactttttttttctgatctccTTTCGGTGTGGTTCTTTCACATAAGGATAAAGATCGGCTGAACCATTCACATGAGGGGCCTGGTTTGTTCCCCATCTTGTAAGGGCTCAACAACATTTATAGAAAGTGATGAGCTACGATCAGATCTCTTACCCAGGCTCGTGGTGGCTGCCAGAATGTTGAACAGCAGTATATGTGGAAGCAGGAACATCTGTTGGGAAATACAACTTCACAATACTGCACTGCTATAAGAGTAATGCTCAAAGTACTCCAAAAATACTACATGAATAAAGCAGCCCTCCTTCCAGACTAAACATctccagaataaattcgcggggtttttatctttttcgggcgctcgtgcgccccccacggagactgcgccctgggctgccgcccacattgcccatagctaagaccggccctgccaaagacacttcaacatgcagactggaggagccggggatcgaaccgccgatcatctgattggtggacgatCCACTCTAGCTTTGAGCATTATTATCTGCTCAAATTACTTGTCCTGTCAgtgctatgcagatgacactcagctctATCTGTCATTGCCTGTTGATGACGCCTCTGCCTTTAAAAAACTGCtggtcctcccagccaaacctactacagttgtccctcgctatatcgcggttcacttttcgcggactcgctgtttcgcagatttttttagtgtaattttgcatgcttttttttttacagtgtactgtacagtatggacgcacattgtgttctgtgtcctgattaactaagtgagtactgtacaaaatgcgtgtaaaaaggtgtataaaagtgtgtggttaggggttttacggccttaaaacatggataataattgtaaaactcactttgcggatttcgtttattgcgggttatttttagaatgtatcccccacgataaattagggaccactgtatacataATGACATCAGCATCAAAATCAACTAATTAATCAACTTCCCTAATCATGTCACCTCATGCCGCTTTGCACcttacaacatcagaaaaatcaggcTTTGACTCAACATGTTCCCCAACTCCTAATACAGACTGTGGTCATCTCACAACTTGATTACTGTGACGCCCCCTTGACcagcctcccagcctgcacggTGAGACCGTACCTGATTGGTAACACACTCTGCAGTCAAGGCCCCCAAACTCTGAAATGACTTGAAGAAATGTAACTCATTGTTATGTCTCACATGTTTTACTTAAGCCTCATATATGGACTTTTCttttagaaatgaaataaatatatgaacaaatgtgtttgtattttgactCCTTTGTTGaaccttttctctttttacccTGCCCTTACTATGAGGGTAGTTTTATTCTAGCATGACACACATGGGGTTACACAGAGTCAAGCGCATATCATAAGGTCACTGTAGGGAAAGTTACATTTTAGCTTGTTATGGAGACACTGGCTTCTCTCCTTGAGACACAGCAgctatgtttgtgttcaggaaaGCAGGTGACATACTGATTATtactgaggtcagaggatagaTAGGTATATAACCTCTAGCCTCttcagagtcagataacaatgtcggACTACTAGAGACAAGACatctccttgatcaagcgtcaataaaccTTTGAGCACACAACATCTTCATCaatccactgactgaactgatgtATACAACACCTCTTAGCTTGTTAATTTATTATGTTATCATTTTATGTAAAGGACTTTGTAACTGTGTAACTGTTTTGATAAGGgctatttaaataaagtcattGGTGTCACTGCTGTCCAATGTGGAACAAGTGAAAGGGAACTTTAAGAGGAAGAGAACAGCTTCCAGAGGAAATTGTCCACACTGTAAGAATAAGGTTTGCTGTCTCACACTCTTTGTTAGCACTTTGTCAGGACACACGTCACTTCCTCTTGACCTTTGTCACATTCAAGCATAGTCTGACTAGCTTTGTCATTATGAGCATGTGAAGTGTTGAGTTTAAATTAGGATTcaatctttgtgttttacctTTGACACTATGTCACTGTTATCTGCAGTCATGTTACTGTTCTGTGCGTTCACTCCATTAACTTCTCCTATTCCAGTTCTGCAGCTTTTCTCCAGAAGTTAGTCACAGGAGGCTGGGGTGGCTGTCTGAACCTGGCAACCTAAAAGTTCATATGAAGAGTGTATGACTAATATATGATTAATCATGCTGaaactttctctttcatttctgttaagttttttttatactggCAAGTAATTTCTTTAATCATTAACCATGACAcacagggacggactggcaatctggcataccgtgcatttgcccggtgggccgatgtgctatttgggccgacaagtcccgatatatatatatatttaacgagtagatcacacacctgaaacacactctggggcttagcgatgggcaatgtgggccgcgCACGGGGGGGGCTGGTTGTTGTcggctgctctggtccaaaatgccagggccgattttttgtcccagtccgcccatgatgacacacacaatGACCCAGAATATCTGCTtggacagaaaataacaaaaatccaTAACATTTACTAAGCACACAAACGTTCCCTGAATGTTTTTGAAGCTTTGtttgttcacattatattaaggattaaagttatacagaattaagtgcgtggacgctttgattgacaggtgggtgccttCACAGGTAGCAGAGACTACAttcatattttagcataatccAGCTGtaataaactattaaaatataCTTCGACAATTTTAGAACAGATttaacacataataataattgacCAAATACAAGTGTGTGCTCAGGGGTCagtggtagctcacctggttgAGTCCAGCTCATCTCAATACATctcaattttacattttgacattttagactGCCATCAACTATAACTGCTTCAGTGTTACCTTTCCACTGAACGGTCTCGTATTTCCATATTACAGGACTGATCTGTCTGACTTCATTCCATAACACAAGGGACCTTTtcaatgaaaacagtttgtttgtagCTCAAACTTCAGTCAGAGCCTGATACAAAAGACACACGCCTCCAATGCTGGAATTTATCAGAGCTCAGCAACAAACCTTTCAGCACAGCTCGTCAGAGATAACAGTGAATCTGTACTGCTGCAcatcattaataattaacatcATATTGACTTGTTCCTCTCCCCATGGATGGATTAACCTGCACATACTTGGTACACATACTTTGTGAATGGTTTGATGTTATTATGTTTAATCTGTTCCTAAATTGTCCAAGTTCAtacaacagctctgtgtgtaTTATAGCTGGACTATGCCCAGACACACTCTATAACACGTGGATGTAGCCTCTGTGAAGTTAAGCAGAAAGTTTACAGCTGGAAAACATCTGTAAATGATTTGTCTGTTGTTCTTCCTGCAGGAACCAACAGTAAGTGAAGTTAGAGTTAACAGGACTACAGATGTTGTCATGTTTGACCTACAGTTCACACAGATAGTACGGGTCTGTGATCTGCTTTCATTTCTGTTCATGGAGCTGACACCGCCCACCAGGCTGGAATCGAAACTTATGTTAGGAGTTGCCTCAGAGTCTCATTTTGTCTTCCATTTTGAGTCCACAGCACTTGGCAGCAGACCCGCACCATCCATCCAACCCGGACAATGGCTTTCCATCAGCAGTCACCATT encodes the following:
- the LOC113746039 gene encoding kinase suppressor of Ras 1-like: MSWTQPDVPASTYTAVQHSGSHHEPGVSQDSVTDIQLTATEQGGEGEAEEEYPAEDEEAADHGCRKTNTEECDEDGLEDLPSSICRRGAVGRWRGPISRKASQTSVYLQEWDIPYEQLQLGELIGKGRWGKVHKGRWHGEVAIRLLEIDGNNQDHLKLFKKEVMNYRQTRHENVVLFMGACMAPPHLAIITSFCKGLTLYSVVRERGHMLDLNKTRQIAQEIVKGMGYLHAKGIIHKDLKSKNVFYDTNKVVITDFGLFGMSGVVQEGRRKNVLRIPRGWLYYLAPEIVQKMSPEVDEDQLPFSGAADVYAFGTIWYELQVGDWPITDRSVEATIWLVGSNEGIKKVLAEANLGKEVTVSLYIDLRKTPTRAIIIIIAAVLYLCQKLRGQQRPLFVFLAALALSPHRSLLRKCHREQGWDSHHHPNAQDENCASSPRSRRHGNEMLRRRSLL